A stretch of DNA from Gimesia chilikensis:
TGCCATTGGGCCCCTGTTTCTGTTTCACATCGCGGCGAGCCGCTTCCTCATTGATGTCCTCGGCTTCGAGGTAATCCATGTTGACGCGAACACCCCACCACTTACTGGGTCCGTACATGCTCTTCTGCCAGTGGAAGCGGAACGTGTTCGTCAGCAGCCATTCCTTGCCGTTACTTTCGTAAGTCAGCATGTCCAGCGGACGGTTACCCGACCCGAGTTCGACGACACTGGTTCCTTTGACCTTGCTGCCGGACTGCAGTTCATCCAGGGGGAACTTGGCAATCGGCGTGCAGGCGAACGCACCGACAATATAGTTCTTACCTTTATTCGAATAAGGTACGAATGACTGGATCGGGGCCTTGGTTTCCCAGCGACGATGAGCCACATGATAGGTTTCGGCACTGAAGATCTCAGCCGAGGTGTCATGCGTCAGCGGCAGCGGGATCGAGTAAATCTTGTTGGCGAATTCTTCGTTCGACTGTGCTGCTGCCAGCAGACGATCACTGGCCAGTGCGACGCCGGTGATGTTGCGAATTTTGGATTTTTCACCGCCGGGGAGTGAGACCTGGATATAGTCGACATTCGACAGATCGAAGTTTTTGACTTTCCCCTGCGCGTCAATCACCAGAATCGCTGGTTGATTGTCGGTCGTGCGTTTGACGGAGAGATAGACTTTACCACTCTGTGAATTGACGGCCATGTCGGCAATGTCGATCTGAGCGGGTTCGACACCCAGGCTGGCCGCTACCGCGACATCAATCTGGGGTACTTTCTGCTCCAGCTTCTGCAGAGGTCCCGCATCGTGAGTATCAATAACTGTAATTGTCGCTTTCGCAGGGTCCGCCACCACCAGCAATCCGCCGGGTCCGAATGTAATTTTTCCCACCGATTTCAAACCGGGGTTTCCGGTCTGCACATCCTTGAGATACTTACTCGCCGCATCTTTGCTCACGCCGGCCTGAAGCGCCGGTCCACTTGAGAGCAGCAACATCAGTGCAACCACACTGAGGCCCGCTTTCATGATTTGCGATCTGATCATCAAACTGATTCCTGAAAAAAGTCACTCGAAATAGTGGGGCTCCTCATCTCTTCCAACGAAATTCAATCGTAATTTCTGAGAATTGAGAGTCAACAACTTTGTAACAGGAAACAGAGTTTATAGCGATTCTTCACATCGGACCGCTCAGGCAGCCCAGTCAAGCAGAACCAGCCGAAACAGGAATCGTCGGGGTTCGTGCTTGACAGAACCGACACATAAACTGTTATAATTATGTTCCTTCCTGAGTTCTGGACGCGCGCAGAACGGGAGTGACTACCAGCTTGAGTCATACGGACAATCAGACCCGATTGTCATCCTCGATCAACGCCTGCCTCTAATCGCGAGAAACCTTCAGCAATGGTCGTTTCCCGTCGTACCATCACCGGCCTGCTGTGCAACTGTCTGATTGTCTGCCTGTACTTCACCACCGTCAGCCATGCTGCAGACTCTCCCGCTGTACAGAAATCTGTTGTTTACGAAGACACCGTCCTGCCGATCTTTCAGAAACACTGCGTCAAATGCCATAGTCAGAAAAACCGCAAAGCGGAATTCGATCTGAGCTCAACCGCCGGCCTGCTTAAGGGGGGCGAATCAGGAGCAGGGCTCGTCGCAGGTCAGCCGGAAGAGAGTCTGCTCTATGATTATCTGCACGAAGAGCTGATGCCCCCTGAAGGGGAGACACCGCTTTCGAAAGCCGAAATCGAAACCGTACGCCTGTGGATCAGCGGCGGACTCAAGTTCAAAGCAGTGCCCCAGTCTGTCGCGGAAACCCGAATTTCGCAGCACGATGTAATTCCGATCCTCTATCGCCGATGTGTGATGTGCCACGGCCCGGAGTATCAGGAAGGGGGACTCGACCTGCGAACCAAGGCAGCCATGCTGACCGGCGGTAACGCAGGTCCTACGGTCATTACAGGTCAGCCCGACGAGAGCCCGTTGGTTAAATATATTGTAGAGAAGACCTGCCCTCCTAAAGCGGAGATCAGCCGCGCCGGAATCGAACCGATGCCCGCCGCGGAACTGGAAACGGTGAAAACCTGGATCGCCGAAGGTCTAAATGAAGATAATAAGAGTGAACCGTTTCGCCTCGACCAGGACCCGCTGGTCACAACGGAGGATCGTCAGTTCTGGTCCTTCCAGCCTCCCCAGCAGGTCACTCCGCCCGCAGTCAAACATCAGCCCCTGGTGAAAAATCCGATCGATGCCTTCCTGCTTCGTAAACTGGAAGCAGCTGATCTCTCCTATGCCCCCGAAGCAGACAAGCGGACGTTGATCCGCCGCGCAACGTATGCCTTAACAGGACTGCCTCCCACACAAGCTGAAGTACAGGCATTTCTCGCGGATGAAAGTCCGGACGCCTATGAAAAACTGGTTGATCGTCTGCTCGCGTCTCCCCGTTATGGTGAGAAGTGGGGTCAGTTCTGGCTCGACCTGGCGGGCTACGCGGATTCCGAGGGAAAACGGAGTGCCGACCTGATCCGCAAATACGCGTATCGCTACCGGGATTATGTGATCCAGTCTTTTGGTGAAGACAAACCTTACGATGTCTTTCTCACCGAACAGCTGGCCGGCGATGAACTGGTCGATCATCAGCACACTGCTGAAGTCACTCCTGAACTGATTGAAAAGCTGGTGGCGACCGGCTTTCTAAGAATGGCGCCCGATGGGACTTCAGCCAACCCGGTGAATCGAGTGACTGACCGTCTGGAAGTCATTTCGGATGAACTCGACGTGCTGTACCGCAGTGTGCTGGGCCTGACGATGAACTGTGCCCGCTGTCACAGTCATAAGTACGATCCGATTCCGCAGCGCGACTATTACCGTTCCATGGCGATCTTTAAGGGAGCCTACGACGAGTACGACTGGATGACGCCGCAGCCTTTCAGCAACCAGTGGAAGCGGGCCCGCAGTCGTCTGTTGACCCTGGTTCCCAAGGAAGAACAGGCCGCCATCGATCAGCACAATGCACCGATCGAAGCCAAAATTGCAGACGTCGAATCGAAACTCAAAGACAAGAAACTGGACAAGTCGGAAAAGAAGAAACTCGACAAAGAGCTTAAGGACTTGAAATCCTCTCTCAAAACCCCGGAAATGATTCGGGCCCTCTGGGACCGGGGGCGTCCTTCGCCGACCTATATCTACCGCCGTGGCGACGAGATGCAACCGACCCGTCCTGTGGAACCGGGGCCGCCGTCCGCGATTGCTGAGGGCATCTCGCCTTATCGCATTGATCCTTCCCTGCAGACCGATGAGAAAACCGGACGCAGACTGGCGTTTGCCCGCTGGTTGACGCAGCCCGACCATCCCTTAACGTCACGGGTGATTGTGAATCGCATCTGGCACAAACATTTTGGTACCGGACTGGTGAAGAGTATCGACAACTTTGGCGCCCTGGGCACGCCTCCCAGCCATCCCGAACTGCTGGACTGGCTGGCGGTCGAATTCGTGCAACAGGGCTGGCAGTTCAAAAAACTGCATCGGCTGATCATGACCTCGCGTGCCTACCGGCAGTCATCTTCAGTCACGCCGGAACTGGAGAAACAGGATCCGGAAAACGAACTGCTTTCCCGTATGCCACTCAGACGACTTGAAGCAGAGGAACTACGCGACGCCCTGATCTTCACTGCCGGTGAACTCGACGAGACGAAATATGGTCAGCCGGTCGCCGTGGAAGTCCGGAAAGATGGTCTGGTAACCGCGAAGCGGAGTAAAGATGGCTGGCGACGCAGCGTTTATGTCCGTCACCGCCGAAAAGAAATGCCGACCTTCCTGGAAGTGTTTGACCTGCCCCAGATGAACCCGAACTGCACCGAACGTAAGATTTCCAACGTCGTTTCCCAGCCCCTGCTGCTGGTCAACAATAAAATGGTACACGAACTGGCGGTCTACTTTGCGGATCGAGTACGGAAGCAGGCGGGAGACGATCCCGCTCAACAGATTAAGCTGGCTTACCAGTTGGCCTACCAGCGTCCCCCTGCTGAGACAGAACTTGCGCTGGCCCTCGACTCGCTGAAGTTACTGAATCCCCCTGCTGATAAAGATTCCGAACAGGACTCCCGTCCTGCTGATGGATTTACTGAATACTGCCACGTGTTGCTCAACTCCGCCGAATTTCTTTACATCGACTGAGAAGACATGACCGTTCCTCCGCTACAAAATGAACTGCTGACTGAACTTTCCCGTCGTCGCTTTTTTGATCGCATGACAGACGGTCTGTGTGGCGTTGCACTGTCTTCCCTGCTGGGGCAGCGGGCCTTCGGAGCAGAAACGCATCGCGCCAAGAATCTTCCAGAGAACCTGCAACCACGACGTCCGCATTTCACTCCCCGCGCCACATCAGTCATTCATCTCTGCATGCAGGGCGGCCCCAGCCAGGTTGACTTGTTCGATCCCAAGCCCGCCTTGAAGAAGTATCACGGACAGACCGCTCCCCGCGAACTGACCGGCAACGCAGTATTCGAAACCGACCGCACCGGGAAACTGATGCAGAGCCCGTTTGAATTCAAGCGGCACGGCAAGTCGGGGGCCTGGGTTTCCAATGCGCTGCCGCACATTGCGCAGGAAGTGGACGAGATGACGATTGTCCGCTCGATGTACAACGTGCATCCCAACCACGAACCGGCCATTTACAAAATGCAATCCGGCCAGACGTTTCCCGGGCATCCGGTGCTCGGTTCCTGGGTCACCTACGGGTTGGGGAATGAAAATCAGAATCTGCCCGCTTACGTGGTGCTCGCTGATCCCACCAATCGACTGCCTGTCAACAACGTGGATAACTGGATGTCGGGTTATCTCTCGCCCCTCTACCAGGGAACGCGAATGAAATCGACGGGCTCTCCGCTGTTAAACCTGGCTCCCGATTACGCTCACGCCGAGCAGGTCAGTCGTAACAAGCAACAGCTGCTAAAACAACTCGACCGCATGCATCAGAAACAACGCCCCGGTCAGCAGGAACTGGAAGCCCGCATACAGAATTACGAGATGGCTGCCAACATGCAGCTCGAAGCGACCGAGACACTCGACCTGGCACAGGAGACGCAGGAAACCCTGGCCATGTATGGCATCGATCAGCAGGAGACTGAAAGTTTCGGCAGACGCTGCCTGCTGGCCCGACGTCTGGTCGAGAAAGGAGTTCGCTTCGTTCAGCTTTATACCCGCACGCAACTCTGGGATAACCATTCCAAAATTGCGAACTCCTTGCAGAGTGCCTGTGGCCAGACCGACCTCCCGGTCGCGGGACTGCTCAAAGACCTGCGTCAGCGGGGACTGCTCGATTCAACGCTGGTCCTCTGGGGTGGTGAGTTCGGACGTCTGCCGACGGCCCAGATCACCAACAACGCCCAGATGAAACTCGCCGGCCGCGATCACGGTCCCTACGGTTTCACAGCCTGGATGGCGGGTGGGGGAGTCAAACGGGGGCTGGTTTACGGCAGCACTGATGAAGTCGGCTACGCTTCCGTGGAGAACCGCGTCAGCATCCAGGACTGGCACGCGACCATTCTGCATCTGCTGGGCATGGATCATGAAAGACTCGTCTACCAGCGTAACGGCCTGGGCGAACGGCTGACGCATCAGTTCGAAACGAATGTGGTCCACGATATCATCGCCTGACCGCATCGCTGTTTTCATCTGCTCTTCTTGAGATCTTCACTGGGGCCCGCTAGCATGAGTCCTGATCTTTTTTCTGGAGTCTCAACTGATGAAATTTGTCTACGCGTTGCTGTTCGCTCTCAATCTGCTGACGGTACTTCCTGCTGAGGAACCTTCCTTTTTAAAGAACGGGGTCACCGCCCACCGCGGCAATTCCGTTGCCTGGCCGGAAAATACCATCCCCGCCTTTGAAAGTGGAATCTTAGCGGGTGCGGACTGGCTGGAACTCGATATCTTTCTCACGAAGGACGGCAAGCTGGTCGTCACGCATGACAAGACCACGAAGCGGGTGGGTGATCAGAACCGGGAAGTAGCCGATTCCACATATGCAGAACTGAAAACGATTGACGTCGCTACCGACTTCCGTCGCAGAAAGCAGCTGACCAAAACAGAATGCCCACCCCAGCGGATGCCGTTGCTCGAAGAAGTACTGTTACTCGTTAAGCAACAGAACAAAACACGTGTTTCGCTGCAGCCCAAGGCCGACTGTGTCAAAGAGGCGGTTGCACTGGTCAAGCGTCTGAAGATGGAGCCCTGGGTCGGTTTCAATGACGGGAACCTGAATTTTATGACCCAGGTCAAACAGCTGGCTCCTGAGATCCCTGTCTTCTGGGATCGTGGCGCGGATACCGATATCGCAGCCGACATCAAGATTGCCAGGCAGCGCGGCTTTGAAGCCCTGGTTCTGCATCACAGCGGGATCACTCCAGAAAAAGTCCAGCAGATTAAAGCCGCCGGCCTCGAACCGGGCGCCTGGACTGTCAACGATCCCGATTTGATGCAGCAACTGCTCAAGCAGGGCGTCGAACGCATTTATACCGACGATCCCAGCCTGCTGCTGGAATTGAAAAATCGGTAACTCCTGCCTCTGAAACAAATTCACCTCGCACTCTCTTCTCATTATGTGATCTTTTCACAGTTTCTCCTTGCACTCCCGCCTGAACTGTGAAACAATCACAGTTCAGTTTGATTTTTTGATGTTCCGTCATGGGAGAGTGTTAAATGGAGCAGCCCAATCAGAATGAGCTGGAGGTTCTGCGCCTGTTGTGGAACAAAGCGCCGCAAAAGCCGGGTGAAATCCAGGAGTCCTTCGGCTGGGAAATCGATAACGGCACCTTGCGCAGCGTGCTGGTGAGCATGGTCGAGCGAGGGATGCTCACGCGTCAGCGCGAAGGCCGGGCGTATCTGTATGCCCCCAAGCTCAAGCGGGAAACGCACCTGCGACAGATGGTACGTCGGCTGGCGGAAGTCTTTACCGGTGGCTCGACCGGACAGCTGTTGATGGAGCTGGCTGAAAAGGAGCGTCTGAATCCCGAAGAACTCAAACAGCTCAAGAAAATTGCCCGCGGCGAAAAGTAAGCGACAATCTGCTACACTGAAACAGACCACAGATTCCCACTCTGAAAGGATCTGCGATGGATATATCTGAGCTACTGCTAAACACACTGCTCCGCCTGACTCTGCTGCTGGCAGTCGGGTGGCTGATTCTGTACTCGCTTTCCGCAGTCAATCCGCGCTGGCCGGTATTCTGGACCCGCTTTCTGTCTGTCGCCTGCCTGCTGTTTCCGCTGGTCTGTTATTTCATACCACCTCTGGGGCTGGCGATCTTACCCCCCGTGGAAACAGAGAGAACAGAAGCCGTTGTCGAGAGTGCCCCCGATATGAAGCCTCCCGCTCTCACTGCCCAGACCGAATCCGTTTCGAAAACCCTGACAAAAGAAACACAAACGACTCTCCTCGTACCGCAAGAATCACCTGCGACGGAGCACAGCAATCCGCTGCCCCTGAAACAGGAACCCGAGATCGCGATATCCTCGAGCACGACGCCCTCCGGCAATGTGGAACCAAAAGAAGTGATTTCTAAAACTCCCCCGATCCCATCTACTACCGCAGTTCACCAGCAACCAGCATCAGACAAGTCTTCCCTGTCAAAAAGCACCTGGCTCGCCCTTGTCTGGCTAGCAGGCATGATGGTTCTCTTAATCAGACTCAGCTGGCAGGTACGCCGGGCAACCGTTCTGCGCAAACATTCTGAGCTGGTCCCCGATCACATACAACAACAGTGTCAGTCCCTGGCAGACCGCCTCAGTATAATAGGCACACCTCGGGTGCGGTACTCGACTGAGATCGAAAGCCCCTGTACTGCGGGCGTCTTTCGGCCGGTAATCTATCTCCCCCGCATATGGTTTGAAGCACTGTCGGCAGAGGAACAGTCGGCCATCCTGATGCATGAACTCGCGCATGTGGCCGGACGCGATGTGTTCTGGAATCTGGTCACCCATCTGACCCAGGCGGTTTACTGGTTTCATCCACTGGCCTGGAGATTGCCGCACCGGCATCGTCTGGCCTGTGAGCATTTATCAGACGCGCAGGCCGCTGATGCCATCAGCAGTCTCAGTGAATATCGGCGTCTGCTGGCACACTGGGCTCTGCGGAGACAGGGAGCGGAATCCCGTCTGGCTGCGCTGGCGATGGCGGACCGTTCACAAATGCTGCGGCGGCTCAAGTGGCTCGAACGCCCGGCTGACGTCGATCGACTTCCGCTTGCCTGGCGGTATGGTTTTGGAATGCTCGCGTTCCTTTCTGCGGTCGTCGTGGCGACGGTTCACTTCAGTCCGCAGGTGCTTGCGCAAAAACCGGATGCCCCTCAGAAAGCAAAGCAGGCAGAAACGAAAGAGAAAACAGATAAACCCCAGGCAGAGAAAAAGAAACCGGCTGCCCGGAAGGTTCGAAAACCGGGGAAACCCGACATTAATCTGAAGCAGACATCGCCGAAAATCGTGAAAGTTGTCGACGAACAAGATCGGCCCATTGCCGGTGCCAAAGTTCGTGTTGGCTGGTGGGAAGATAATGAAGGGGACATGCTGGGGAAAATCACGATCAATCCTCCCGTCACGAATCAGAAGGGCGAGGTCACAATTCAGGTTCCCGAGGGAGCCGCCCGGGCACAGATCTCTGCCGAGGCTGAAGGCTATGCCAAAGCGGGCACGCAATATTCTCTCAACGGCAACCCAAAGTTGGTTCTGCAGCCGGGACGCATCATTCGCGTGAAAGCGGTCGATACTCAAGGCCAACTGCTGCCCGAGGCCTATCCCGTACTGGAAAACAATCGTGTGATCGGACGCGAGTTCAAACAGGACGCTCGGCGGCTCGGTTACTTTACTTCTCCGGTTGTCAAACTGGACCGCCGCTGGATGCGGGTTGTGGCCAGCAACGAAGACCGGCCGGTGCTCTTCAGTCACCTGATCGATGTCACTAATCCGGAACGCGTGGAAGAGGACGGTACGATTGTGGCGATTCTCGAACCAGGTATCCGGCTGGAGGGTCGCCTGGACGACTCAGTTCCCCGGCCGATTAAATACGGTTGTGTGGAGCTCTACATTAATGAAGGGCAGGACCATAAGATCGGTGGCGGCTGGACCTGGCAGCAGACTGCGCCCGTCAAAGAAGATGGGACGTTTGAATTCGATTCTCTGCCGACCGGGGGGCACGTACAGCTCTTCGCCCTGGTTGATGGTTATCAGTCGACGCGACCAACGCCCGAGGAATTGAAAAATTACCTGAAGCTGCATGACGCCGGGAAAGCTTCCGTCCTCGACAATGCCTTCGAACGACACGATGCCTTCTGGCCGCACCTGTTTCCGCTCACGCCGGGACTGTATAAGACCGAGGTGGAACTTCCCTGCACGCCAACTACGTCCCTGAATGTCAAAGTGGTCGACCCCATCGGCCAGCCAATCGAAGGCGCCGAAGTCAAATTCAATCCCAACGGGCTGTTTTTTGGAGGGAAGCTGTTTATTCCTGCCACGGAAGTCTGGTCGATGGCAAACCAAATCATCGCTCCTGATAAGGAGGCACGCAAGCAGCGCTTAGAGTGGGCACAAGAGACCTTTCTGCGCGTCAAAACCGATGCGGAGGGAATCGCCCGGGTCCGGAATCTACCCGCCGACGATCGGGAATCGTACAAGGTTACTGCGGACGGTTATCAGATGCCCGTCTATCCAACCTCTTCCCTCGACGATCCTGCGCGCTATGCGCTGATTGATCTCGCAGGTGGTCAGACGCTGCGACGAACGATTACCATGGAGAAGTATGTTCCCAGTTCGCCTCGAAAAATAATGGTTGTCAATCGTCAGGCGGAGCCGGTATCCGACATCAAAATTACCGTCAGTGAGATTGCATTTGAAAATGCCCCCGACGACTGGCAACTCTGGGCTTCACAGCGGTTTGGACCGCTGGCGACAGGGGAATCGGACAAGGACGGCAACGTCCAGTTACGTGTTCCCCTGGAAGTGAACGGAGAAGCGGTTTCCCGTTTGCGGATTACGATACAGGGACGCATCGAACAGAAAGGGCAGGACGCGTATGTGCAACGCAAACGCCTGATTATTCCCCGCGAAGCCGACGGGCGGGTGGTGGTGCTGACCAACTCAGATGAAAAACCAAAAGAAAAATATGCGTTCTATGATGTCGCGGTCGACTACCTGCAGTCTTCAGAACTGTTGAGCAACTCCCCGCAAGTATTGATTCAAAAGTTGCAGAAACAAGCGTCTCTGATCGTGTTGAAGCAGTTACTCTCTTTGAACGACTTCGAAGCTGCCACACCGCTAAAATTTACGAGCAAGTGGAACCTGGTAGGAACTGACAGTACCAGAAGATCGGAACGGGTCGCCATTACGACGCTTCCCACTGACCAGGGTGAGCGTGTGGTTGTACTCTGTGAAGTCCGTCCCCGTGGTGCCAGTTGGGACGTGAAACCGAAACAGCGATTTCCTCCCAAGGCAGCGTTTATTTTTAATCCGGAAGGTACGCTGATCCGAATGCTGGGTGGCTGGGCATCTTCCAGCGGCAGTTACAATAACCTGATGCTCTCTAACCTGGGTGGGGCCGACGATTATTTTATCTCGACCTCTGCGTTTGAACCGCACGGTCCCTTTGAATATATCCAGCGCTGGTACCAGCTCGGTAAGGAAGACAAACCGGCACTCACCTTTTATGGCTATGCGAATGCGACCGCCTGGAATGCCAAACCGGGCCCCTCAAAACCACTGGCCGAATTTGGTTATCTCGATTTGAAATTTAATGGCAGAGATATGGAACATCTTGTCTGCGGCGTGTTGCCCAATGGGACTCTGGCTCCCCGGATGCTGATCTGGGATGGTGTTCGCGATCAGTTCATCGCGCCAGTTCAGGAAAGTGTGGACGATAAACCTCTCTACAAGGTTGATCTCCAGAACTCGCATCAGTTCAAACCGCTTGAGGTGAAACCCGGCGAACTGGTTGTGGCCGGTGGTCGTCGCGACTTAAAAAACTGGCATGCCTGGAACTGCGTTATTCCGAAAGGTCAGACTGCCAGAGTGAGGTTGTTCTCTGTGGATGAATCCGGGGAGAAGCCGGTCGAGACAGAGTATTTCACCCGGGAACTTCCTGCCGGTCAGCATCATCTGCAACTGCAGTTAGCTGACGATGAGAAAGAGCAGAGCGAGTCAGCAGCAAATCTGTGGATTGATGATTCGGCGAAAGAGTCATTGACGGTTCCCCGTGTCCCTGTCGCCGACGTACCATCGGTCGCAGGTGTCCCCATCTCCCGCACAGGGAAAACAGAACTGGATCTGTTCAACCGCGCAACCACTCAGAAACAGCAACGCCTGATCTGGCGGATGGAACTGCAGGGAAAGTCCGCGGATTGATACACAGGACCAATATTAATTCCCGAACAATATAGTTGACACGTAAAGTATAACGGCATAGCATTCCCTTCGACGGGTCGAAGCGGCTGATCCTGCAGATGGCTCTCAGAGACAGACAGCCGCAGAATGGACTTTTTGCGAGGGGAATATCATGAGCGATTACGAGGTTTTGTTTCAGCCACTTACTGTAGGCGCGTTGACTCTACCCAACCGGATTCTCATGGCACCGCTCACACGGGCCCGGGCCACAGACCGTGTTCCCAACCCGTTAATGGTTGAGTACTACACGCAACGGGCCTCTGCCGGTCTGATTATTTCTGAAGCGACCGCCATCAGTGCCCAGGGTTACGGCTGGCACGGTGCCCCTGCGATGTACACCGACGAACAGGAAGCAGGCTGGCGTGAAGTCACCAGTGCCGTGCATGCCGCCGATGGTCGGATCTTCCTGCAACTCTGGCACATGGGACGGCAGTCGCATCCCGATTATCACAACGGTCAGTTGCCAGTCGCCCCCAGCCCGATCGCAGTTCAGGGGGATGCCCACACACCAACGGGGAAGCAGCCCTATGTTGTGCCGCGCGAGCTGAGCTTATCGGAAATCGACGCCATCTATGAAGACTATGCTACCGCCACCAAACGGGCACGTTCTGCAGGCTTTGATGGTGTGGAGATTCATGGCGCAAACGGCTACCTGATCGATCAGTTCCTGCGTGATTCTTCGAACCAGCGGACCGACGACTTTGGGGGCTCCATCGAGAATCGCATGCGTTTTCTGCAAGGGGTGATTGAAGCGGTGGTCGAGGCCTGGTCGGCAGACCGGACCGGGTTACGGCTCAGTCCAACGATGAACGATAAAGGGATGGGGGACAGCGATCCGATCGCGTTGTACTCACAGGTGGCTGAGGCACTGAATCAATATGAGCTGGCCTACGTCCATACTGCCGAAGCGATTCAGCCGGGG
This window harbors:
- a CDS encoding alkene reductase; the encoded protein is MSDYEVLFQPLTVGALTLPNRILMAPLTRARATDRVPNPLMVEYYTQRASAGLIISEATAISAQGYGWHGAPAMYTDEQEAGWREVTSAVHAADGRIFLQLWHMGRQSHPDYHNGQLPVAPSPIAVQGDAHTPTGKQPYVVPRELSLSEIDAIYEDYATATKRARSAGFDGVEIHGANGYLIDQFLRDSSNQRTDDFGGSIENRMRFLQGVIEAVVEAWSADRTGLRLSPTMNDKGMGDSDPIALYSQVAEALNQYELAYVHTAEAIQPGRLYNPNVPRVTPVIREAYQGVLITNGGYDRVSATEAIAKGDADAIAFGQKFIANPDLPERLRTDASLNDPDPSTYYSTGPEGYVDYPSLAESSAS